In Drosophila innubila isolate TH190305 chromosome 2R unlocalized genomic scaffold, UK_Dinn_1.0 1_C_2R, whole genome shotgun sequence, the following are encoded in one genomic region:
- the LOC117785690 gene encoding mediator of RNA polymerase II transcription subunit 8, whose translation MQREEKHFEMTLDAVVQRLNDLKLAVLSMIQKLEMEYMDINWPTFLDNFAIISSHLTGLTKILAKEQCPPLRNRTVLPLLVSMDRDETLVNITEGRVPVFSHDIVPDYLRTRPDPITEQKMQQNEQKAANLTNDAAMKQVTQYNKVVSHVLDMVSKAREEWEIESSSRTGIQQTSSMADTQMLVAAVGMGKGLQFKANYGPGPGMMVPPSIRGPTPPMGGPSMSPGNVQQQLGKAPSAVKTNIKSANQVHPFSR comes from the coding sequence ATGCAGCGCGAGGAGAAGCACTTTGAGATGACGCTGGATGCGGTGGTGCAGCGTCTGAATGATTTAAAACTAGCTGTTTTGTCCATGATACAGAAACTGGAAATGGAGTACATGGACATCAATTGGCCAACGTTTTTGGATAACTTTGCCATCATCTCGAGCCATTTAACTGGTCTGACAAAGATTCTGGCCAAGGAGCAGTGTCCACCGCTGCGAAATCGCACTGTGCTACCTCTGCTCGTCTCCATGGACCGTGACGAAACGCTGGTTAATATTACGGAAGGTCGTGTGCCGGTTTTCTCGCACGACATTGTTCCGGATTATCTGCGCACACGACCGGACCCCATTACTGAGCAAAAGATGCAGCAGAATGAACAGAAGGCGGCAAATCTAACCAACGATGCAGCCATGAAGCAGGTCACACAGTACAACAAAGTTGTCTCCCACGTATTGGACATGGTGAGCAAGGCCCGTGAGGAGTGGGAGATTGAGTCCAGCTCGCGCACTGGCATCCAACAAACAAGCAGCATGGCGGACACACAGATGCTGGTGGCAGCAGTTGGAATGGGCAAAGGCCTGCAATTCAAGGCCAACTACGGTCCAGGTCCTGGCATGATGGTGCCGCCATCAATACGTGGCCCCACACCGCCTATGGGCGGACCATCCATGAGTCCCGGCAACGTTCAGCAACAGTTGGGCAAAGCACCGTCGGCTGTAAAGACCAATATCAAATCGGCCAATCAAGTACATCCATTCTCTCGGTag